The Lacipirellula parvula genome window below encodes:
- a CDS encoding M20/M25/M40 family metallo-hydrolase, whose amino-acid sequence MRKALTDCGLYKFFDPDLLVYSSIFPPSDPNSGEAIKPKPDPSIFRYAVGLTELEANHCVFVGEDALERGGAISAGMRVAPDPRLAEDVLENVPLRYLRIGAPQGEEGNSWFSNLQDLPIVALGLLAGKVLAIASAKTAANLDDAGYDVIRLGAPNAPDATDVYLLRDDARVNIAAEGFAAAKDGKEGSSSQFFGASRHADAGHDSNADAFTGNREGTADEPWNWVLMSDYSGLLVGIPAGETIESFHFTGSRHGHTLKLMPSPHRLREFTAGVGFGPATTFRDLRSDEIDQLSQLDAEHIRLNLDRFVGLADVGDGNGPIRSRHIKHPDNRRAVQALAAEFENLGLSTRFHRFTHEGSSLDNVEAELPGIDNEIILITAHLDSTAAEGDAIFRPSQDAAPGADDDGSGVAAALSLARIIFEKSTARQLQRTVRFVLFNAEEQGLVGSQAYASEAADRGDHIVAVFQMDMIGYTGDNQTSPRPFEIHIGHQSDAMTTASRPLADLIRRFQPSVATDLLPPQVYDNTHPPGGDPAAGRSDHASFHDHGYPACVLSEDFFVGPDTTSPAPQDNPNYHKPGDTSVEYDYAAQIARCIGAAVFVIADPADAADSFDSQSSLGVHSMSSYLNIDKAREARKSSSFAEGRSTDGFQNFLLNDPALKGEAPPVVSGANLLTGTSRRIVLNRPAGFGIPEDATPAGRISQALALVRHIDAAQSSESHVGNRRFASYLGDDSTTEDQPGAADFFADPVVQQIASGDQFVYLNQHYRGIPVFTMARTVRFASKGSAVELTGDHAPYISPSLEVRPAVPAADAVRAAVQYISEHQAEDDTPDEYGQLHPASQINLQAFSPVVHARFSSPSQPIIYEAQGLGATVPASLVVYMSGIEAPRLAWDILVTLPLGERQYRVLVPADEQDGELLYVRQVSTTMGKTPGHEPEPKVWATDAAVAARTADAANTPQPPATPSYAAAAPATAAGTAVSAGVYFPSPASSSLQDTSFPLDVSKYPLGITTPPAALNLSWVDAGQAYAVGPNAIAVRGFGSPNLPSKRLKGDDSVTGKLTFNSSDPVDQQLANIFFFCNYIHDFFFLLGFDVAAGNFEGDDGVIARSHPGPVAGTANMLTHPDHQRPVMNMGLVAGVNRHTAFDADVVFHEYVHGVSNRLVGGPMNALALEAEQSGSMGEGWSDYFALTIQNYSSPGQERTTTGDWVVDQPGVGIRSAPYDDKYHSDFGDMATVFELQEVHNAGEIWCACLMHLTRKMVTALGNRDRAYRECWQIVVDSFKVCPANPSFIDARDAILTALEGRHTAQKLNAAEFQDCRKAAWTAFAGFGMGAKAPNNGSDFASAISDNHLPQDLGGTVVARTKKPRPSGWTSAKPLNGTTPPENNLQQIQRLVAGLSAREKAKLFSALKDA is encoded by the coding sequence ATGCGGAAGGCGTTGACGGATTGCGGCCTCTATAAATTCTTTGACCCGGATTTGCTTGTCTATAGTTCAATTTTTCCACCTTCAGATCCTAATTCTGGAGAGGCGATCAAACCCAAACCCGACCCTTCAATCTTTCGGTATGCGGTCGGGCTGACGGAATTAGAAGCCAACCATTGCGTCTTTGTTGGCGAAGACGCTCTGGAGCGAGGGGGCGCAATAAGCGCGGGAATGCGCGTCGCTCCCGACCCTCGACTTGCAGAAGACGTTCTAGAGAACGTCCCGCTACGCTATCTGCGGATCGGAGCCCCTCAGGGAGAAGAGGGGAACTCGTGGTTTAGCAACCTGCAAGATTTGCCGATTGTCGCGCTGGGGTTACTAGCCGGGAAAGTACTGGCGATCGCGAGCGCAAAAACAGCGGCAAACCTGGACGATGCCGGCTACGACGTCATTCGCTTGGGTGCGCCCAACGCTCCCGACGCAACCGACGTGTATCTCCTGCGCGATGACGCCCGCGTGAACATTGCTGCCGAAGGATTCGCTGCTGCGAAGGATGGGAAAGAGGGATCGTCGAGTCAGTTCTTTGGCGCTTCACGCCACGCAGATGCGGGGCACGACTCGAACGCTGATGCATTTACTGGCAACAGAGAGGGGACGGCTGACGAGCCGTGGAACTGGGTACTCATGTCCGACTACTCGGGATTGCTCGTAGGGATTCCGGCTGGCGAGACCATCGAGAGCTTTCACTTCACGGGTAGTAGGCACGGTCACACTTTAAAGCTGATGCCTTCGCCGCATCGTTTGAGAGAGTTCACGGCCGGCGTCGGGTTTGGACCTGCGACGACGTTCCGTGACCTTCGTTCCGACGAAATTGACCAGCTCTCACAATTGGATGCCGAGCACATTCGTCTTAACCTCGACCGGTTCGTAGGACTAGCCGATGTCGGCGACGGCAATGGACCAATTCGCAGCCGGCACATCAAGCATCCCGATAACCGCCGCGCCGTCCAAGCGCTGGCTGCCGAATTCGAAAATCTGGGCCTCTCCACGCGGTTTCATCGATTCACGCACGAGGGAAGCTCGCTTGATAACGTCGAAGCCGAGCTGCCCGGGATTGACAACGAAATAATCCTAATTACAGCACACTTAGATTCGACCGCTGCAGAGGGAGACGCGATATTCCGCCCAAGCCAGGATGCTGCTCCAGGGGCAGACGATGATGGCAGCGGAGTTGCAGCGGCGCTTTCTCTAGCTCGAATCATATTCGAGAAATCGACGGCGCGCCAGCTTCAGCGAACCGTGCGATTTGTCCTGTTTAATGCCGAGGAGCAGGGACTTGTAGGGAGTCAGGCTTACGCGAGCGAAGCAGCGGACCGTGGAGACCACATCGTCGCTGTCTTTCAGATGGACATGATCGGATACACGGGGGACAACCAAACCTCTCCGCGACCGTTCGAGATTCACATCGGTCATCAAAGCGACGCCATGACGACGGCTTCCCGTCCGCTGGCGGATTTGATCCGCCGGTTCCAACCGTCCGTCGCAACCGACCTCCTGCCACCTCAGGTCTATGACAACACGCACCCACCAGGCGGAGATCCCGCGGCGGGACGCAGCGACCATGCGAGCTTTCATGACCACGGTTACCCGGCCTGTGTCTTGTCGGAGGACTTCTTCGTAGGGCCTGACACGACGTCGCCTGCTCCCCAAGACAACCCGAATTACCACAAGCCCGGCGACACCTCCGTTGAATATGACTACGCCGCACAAATTGCCCGCTGTATCGGCGCGGCAGTATTCGTGATCGCGGACCCCGCAGACGCGGCTGATTCCTTTGACTCACAGTCGTCCTTAGGAGTGCACTCAATGTCTAGCTATTTGAATATTGACAAGGCTCGCGAAGCCCGAAAGAGCAGTTCGTTTGCCGAAGGCCGTTCGACCGATGGGTTTCAAAATTTCCTTTTGAACGACCCGGCCCTGAAGGGCGAGGCCCCCCCGGTCGTTAGCGGCGCCAATTTGCTGACCGGAACCTCACGTCGCATCGTGCTCAATAGACCGGCCGGTTTTGGTATTCCAGAAGACGCCACCCCCGCTGGACGCATCTCGCAGGCGCTGGCTCTCGTCCGGCATATCGATGCCGCTCAAAGTTCGGAAAGTCACGTTGGAAACCGTAGATTTGCTTCCTATTTAGGGGATGATTCGACGACGGAAGACCAGCCCGGAGCGGCTGATTTTTTTGCCGACCCCGTGGTCCAGCAAATCGCCTCGGGAGATCAGTTCGTTTATCTGAACCAGCACTATCGCGGGATTCCCGTCTTCACGATGGCGCGGACGGTTCGGTTTGCCTCGAAGGGTTCGGCGGTGGAACTGACCGGCGACCATGCACCTTACATCTCCCCCAGCCTGGAAGTTCGACCGGCGGTGCCGGCCGCCGATGCTGTACGGGCCGCAGTGCAATACATTTCCGAACATCAGGCGGAAGATGATACTCCCGATGAATATGGCCAACTCCATCCCGCTTCGCAAATTAACCTGCAAGCGTTTTCCCCAGTCGTGCACGCCCGGTTCAGTTCGCCGAGCCAGCCCATCATCTATGAAGCGCAAGGGCTGGGGGCCACGGTGCCCGCAAGTCTAGTCGTGTACATGTCCGGCATCGAAGCTCCGCGTCTCGCCTGGGACATTCTCGTTACGTTGCCGCTCGGGGAACGGCAATATCGAGTCCTAGTTCCAGCCGACGAACAGGACGGGGAATTGCTGTATGTCAGGCAGGTTTCAACCACCATGGGCAAGACTCCAGGCCATGAGCCGGAGCCAAAGGTATGGGCGACGGATGCCGCCGTGGCTGCCAGGACTGCTGATGCAGCGAATACCCCTCAACCTCCCGCCACTCCAAGTTACGCCGCGGCGGCGCCCGCTACTGCGGCAGGAACCGCTGTCAGCGCCGGGGTCTACTTTCCGAGCCCAGCCAGTAGCTCGCTTCAGGACACGAGCTTTCCTCTCGATGTCAGTAAATACCCACTGGGCATCACCACTCCTCCAGCGGCACTGAACTTGTCGTGGGTGGATGCTGGCCAAGCGTACGCAGTGGGCCCGAATGCGATCGCGGTGCGCGGATTCGGCAGTCCGAACCTCCCCTCGAAGCGATTGAAAGGAGATGACAGCGTCACTGGGAAGCTGACGTTTAACTCCAGCGATCCAGTCGATCAGCAACTCGCAAATATCTTCTTTTTCTGCAACTACATTCACGACTTCTTCTTTCTCTTAGGATTCGACGTCGCGGCAGGAAATTTCGAGGGAGATGACGGAGTGATTGCACGGTCGCATCCCGGTCCGGTAGCTGGAACCGCTAACATGCTCACCCATCCCGATCACCAGCGGCCCGTGATGAACATGGGCCTGGTGGCTGGTGTGAACCGACATACGGCTTTCGACGCCGATGTCGTGTTTCACGAATACGTCCACGGCGTCAGTAACCGACTAGTTGGCGGTCCGATGAACGCTCTCGCGCTGGAAGCTGAACAGAGCGGGTCGATGGGCGAGGGCTGGTCGGATTATTTTGCGCTCACCATTCAGAACTACTCGTCCCCGGGCCAGGAACGCACAACGACTGGCGATTGGGTTGTGGATCAGCCAGGCGTCGGCATACGCAGTGCACCGTATGACGACAAATACCATTCCGACTTCGGAGACATGGCCACCGTGTTCGAATTGCAGGAAGTACACAACGCCGGCGAGATCTGGTGTGCGTGTCTCATGCATTTGACTCGCAAGATGGTAACCGCGCTGGGAAACCGCGACCGAGCCTATCGGGAGTGCTGGCAAATCGTGGTGGATTCCTTCAAAGTTTGTCCTGCGAACCCCAGCTTCATTGACGCTCGCGATGCGATTCTGACGGCACTCGAGGGTAGACACACGGCTCAAAAGCTGAATGCGGCCGAGTTTCAGGACTGTCGTAAGGCTGCCTGGACGGCCTTCGCCGGATTTGGGATGGGAGCGAAAGCGCCGAACAATGGCAGCGACTTCGCTAGCGCCATTAGCGACAACCACCTTCCGCAAGACCTGGGCGGGACGGTCGTGGCCCGGACGAAGAAACCCCGACCGAGCGGTTGGACAAGCGCCAAGCCATTGAATGGAACGACTCCGCCCGAAAACAACCTACAGCAAATCCAACGACTTGTTGCTGGTCTTTCGGCCCGCGAAAAAGCGAAGCTGTTTAGCGCACTTAAGGACGCTTGA
- a CDS encoding pyridoxal-dependent decarboxylase → MSKFDIDASFVSEGPSRQSIAAYQHAESAPSWSLPARVEMDSDPTSPDAASFAVAAWFLGTKGENVDVFERMIVEAIRDHVYWRRNFHPGDPTFITEETKAHPGYLQALSALKDAHNELLAQLKKSVPFFSMRYQGHMNWDLTLPGMLGYFSTMLYNPNNVAFEGSAATTILEMLVGDDICRMMGYQTDITAQDAGSQSFDDSSENSAAAASILEMWRRIPEADRNQFLEHIAQTTTNATSTAVRAWGHITCDGTVANIEAMWAARNLKFYPVSLRTLLREARNDLASPLRPAIDMTVDLPTGSSKKLTDTSDWEVLNLDADVILDLSAQLTNTFKIPRAVVTAELARQSVQTLGMADFMSRHLPDTPAPVVTVPGTKHYSFPKAAALLGIGSTHLLDVAVDADGRQDLTALRSILENCADEGRPVLAVVAVIGTTEESAVDPLAGILDLRNDLRRDRGLNFSVHADAAWGGYHVSLINEPEDDAGLATPGFVHPNPPPELGLSRYVTEQFKNLRRADSITVDPHKSGYIPYPAGALCYRNSAMRDLVTFSAPVIYRGEAEPTVGIYGVEGSKPGAAPAAVYLTHKVIRPTKAGYGRIIGQALYSCRRLYARLLNMSRPGDPFIVVPVPRLPAERAGENAADIEAQRSFVRERIDRVNNQTIRDDSEAIDLLMELGPDQNILSYAFNLRHPNGDVNDQLEIANKLNKGVYAALSLKPGQDIYSQGMVVSTTDLELATYKEAFFTDYTRRLGVVGSAGDRITVIRSVVMDPWMTETTRGSFIDVLETELRKAVLASVEELRPSRARGY, encoded by the coding sequence ATGTCCAAGTTTGATATTGACGCTAGTTTTGTCAGCGAAGGTCCATCCCGGCAGTCTATCGCTGCCTATCAACATGCGGAGAGCGCTCCGAGTTGGAGCTTGCCGGCTCGCGTGGAGATGGATTCTGATCCCACCTCCCCAGACGCAGCATCGTTCGCCGTCGCTGCCTGGTTCCTAGGGACGAAAGGCGAAAATGTTGACGTCTTTGAGCGAATGATCGTCGAAGCCATTCGCGATCATGTTTATTGGAGGCGAAATTTTCATCCCGGAGATCCCACCTTCATCACGGAGGAGACGAAGGCCCACCCTGGGTACCTGCAGGCGCTGTCGGCATTGAAAGATGCCCACAACGAACTGTTGGCTCAGCTCAAGAAGTCCGTGCCGTTCTTCAGCATGCGATATCAGGGGCACATGAACTGGGATCTGACGCTGCCGGGCATGCTGGGGTACTTTTCGACGATGCTATACAACCCCAACAATGTCGCTTTCGAGGGCTCAGCAGCGACTACCATCCTGGAGATGCTCGTAGGTGATGACATCTGTCGAATGATGGGGTACCAGACCGATATAACGGCGCAAGACGCTGGCAGCCAATCTTTTGACGACTCCTCAGAAAATAGTGCCGCTGCCGCCAGTATCCTGGAAATGTGGCGACGCATTCCGGAGGCTGATCGCAATCAGTTCCTGGAACACATCGCTCAAACCACAACCAACGCAACATCCACTGCAGTTCGTGCGTGGGGACACATCACCTGCGATGGCACCGTGGCCAACATCGAAGCCATGTGGGCCGCACGCAACTTGAAGTTCTATCCTGTATCGCTGCGGACGTTGCTAAGAGAGGCCCGGAATGATCTTGCCTCACCGCTGCGACCCGCGATCGATATGACCGTGGATTTGCCGACAGGGTCTTCGAAAAAGCTTACAGACACATCAGACTGGGAGGTCCTGAATCTGGACGCAGACGTCATCCTAGACCTCTCGGCACAGTTGACCAATACGTTTAAGATTCCTCGGGCAGTGGTCACCGCCGAGTTGGCCAGACAGTCCGTGCAGACCCTTGGTATGGCGGACTTCATGTCCCGCCACCTGCCGGATACTCCGGCGCCCGTTGTCACCGTTCCGGGAACCAAGCACTATTCCTTCCCCAAGGCTGCAGCATTGTTGGGCATTGGCTCGACTCATCTGCTTGATGTCGCCGTCGATGCTGACGGGCGTCAGGATCTGACTGCACTCCGCTCCATTCTAGAGAATTGTGCTGACGAAGGTCGCCCGGTGCTGGCCGTTGTGGCGGTGATTGGTACGACTGAAGAGAGCGCCGTGGATCCGCTGGCAGGAATTCTCGATTTACGCAATGACCTACGGCGTGACCGCGGGCTGAACTTTTCTGTCCATGCGGATGCGGCCTGGGGTGGCTATCACGTGTCGTTGATCAACGAACCGGAAGACGACGCAGGTCTGGCTACACCTGGGTTTGTCCATCCTAACCCGCCGCCCGAGCTCGGGCTGAGTCGGTATGTAACCGAGCAATTCAAGAACCTGAGACGAGCCGACTCCATTACAGTAGATCCACACAAGTCAGGTTATATCCCCTATCCTGCCGGTGCATTGTGCTATCGCAATTCGGCGATGCGCGATCTGGTAACGTTTTCAGCGCCTGTGATCTACCGCGGAGAAGCCGAACCCACCGTTGGAATCTACGGTGTTGAAGGTTCCAAGCCTGGCGCCGCCCCCGCAGCCGTTTATCTGACGCACAAGGTCATTCGCCCTACGAAAGCGGGGTACGGACGGATCATTGGGCAGGCCCTCTATAGCTGCCGGCGGCTCTATGCACGGCTGTTAAATATGTCTCGTCCAGGGGATCCCTTCATCGTAGTTCCCGTTCCCAGGTTGCCCGCCGAGCGTGCGGGCGAGAACGCAGCTGACATCGAAGCCCAACGAAGCTTCGTCCGCGAGCGCATTGATCGGGTCAACAACCAGACGATACGCGACGACAGCGAGGCCATTGATTTACTCATGGAACTGGGCCCAGATCAGAACATCCTTAGCTACGCCTTTAACCTTCGACATCCCAATGGCGATGTGAACGACCAGCTGGAAATCGCCAACAAGTTAAACAAGGGGGTGTATGCCGCACTCAGCCTAAAACCCGGGCAAGACATTTACAGCCAGGGCATGGTGGTCAGTACAACGGACCTCGAACTTGCCACGTACAAAGAGGCATTCTTCACGGACTATACACGCCGCCTGGGCGTGGTCGGCTCGGCAGGCGACCGAATTACTGTCATCCGGTCGGTAGTCATGGATCCTTGGATGACCGAGACCACGCGGGGATCCTTTATTGATGTGCTTGAGACCGAACTCCGCAAGGCCGTGCTCGCCTCGGTTGAGGAGCTTCGTCCATCTCGTGCCCGGGGTTACTAG
- a CDS encoding GMC oxidoreductase: MTFQASTYPNFVAVDTPARERLVLQYLSDRNDFDIVVIGSGMGGGVLADDLAERLGRQLRILVVEAGSFLYPTHVYNFSRFPNASLAKHFGCDTFWQAGGSDQDELFVGERPQLNFGGRSIFWSGLIPTIQGWELDFFPPRVRQDLQAGLLNQAGDAMNESRSMGAVAQAVVSRLRSSSLAADFSIQETPRALHQPYLQADGTPKDEFFTEPTGVFNTAELLINQVGLTPGVSHGDGPGLHILFRHFVEDVQDHGSHLAIVARNLVTGQARILRAGKVVLAAGSVESAKLLRRSSMFPWLSDSVKGLVGRGFTDHPTTDGVTTFVDGIGDVNLDHGDHAKIVFYSRGIRDGNEIRFPFNVEMNLNHEYWHLRENDPSEDGPAPTGGVARVDIKFSFGNCLDDDNEVKPAPPFQYVPEIVFHNLKRANRLSQSRFPALAGWHKSPEEIWSVLNEVTYRIFSQFRINGQPARPAEEAWYGQSNKGFGYGTVHHAVGSLRMPARPRYDQPFATASVVDEDLKVVGTDRLYVCDMSVMPISTAANPVRTLVGLALRLSRYLG, translated from the coding sequence ATGACCTTTCAAGCTTCGACCTACCCCAACTTTGTCGCTGTCGACACCCCGGCCCGAGAGCGACTGGTCTTGCAGTACCTCAGTGATCGAAATGACTTTGACATTGTCGTAATCGGATCTGGAATGGGTGGCGGCGTTCTAGCTGACGACTTAGCTGAACGGCTCGGCAGACAGCTGCGCATACTCGTCGTTGAAGCGGGATCCTTTCTGTATCCCACGCATGTCTATAACTTTTCCCGTTTTCCGAACGCGAGTCTGGCCAAGCACTTTGGTTGTGACACGTTCTGGCAGGCTGGCGGCTCGGATCAAGATGAACTATTTGTGGGTGAGCGACCGCAGTTGAATTTTGGGGGGAGGTCCATTTTCTGGTCAGGTCTCATCCCGACCATTCAAGGCTGGGAACTCGATTTCTTTCCTCCACGTGTTCGCCAGGATCTGCAGGCTGGCCTGCTCAATCAGGCCGGCGATGCGATGAATGAGTCGCGCTCTATGGGAGCGGTTGCCCAAGCCGTTGTCTCTCGATTGCGCAGTTCCTCGCTCGCCGCCGATTTTTCCATTCAAGAGACTCCACGCGCGCTGCATCAGCCGTACCTGCAGGCGGATGGCACGCCGAAAGACGAGTTCTTTACGGAGCCCACGGGGGTCTTCAATACGGCCGAACTCCTCATCAATCAAGTTGGTCTGACTCCGGGCGTAAGTCACGGCGATGGCCCCGGTCTGCATATTCTCTTTCGACACTTCGTCGAAGACGTGCAGGATCATGGCAGTCACTTGGCAATCGTGGCCCGCAACCTGGTCACCGGTCAGGCGAGAATACTCCGAGCCGGTAAAGTAGTGCTCGCAGCTGGCTCTGTCGAAAGCGCGAAGCTCTTGCGCAGGTCTAGTATGTTTCCTTGGCTGTCCGACAGTGTGAAAGGACTCGTGGGCCGCGGCTTTACGGACCACCCGACCACGGACGGCGTCACCACGTTCGTGGATGGCATTGGCGACGTGAATCTGGATCATGGCGACCATGCTAAGATCGTTTTTTACTCACGCGGCATCCGGGATGGAAACGAGATCCGTTTTCCCTTCAATGTCGAAATGAATCTCAACCATGAATATTGGCACTTGCGGGAGAACGATCCAAGCGAAGACGGGCCCGCTCCTACTGGCGGCGTGGCGCGGGTTGACATCAAATTCAGCTTCGGCAACTGCTTAGACGACGACAACGAAGTGAAGCCAGCGCCTCCGTTCCAATACGTGCCGGAAATCGTCTTCCACAATCTAAAACGCGCCAATCGCCTATCGCAGTCGCGCTTCCCGGCGCTGGCCGGCTGGCACAAAAGTCCGGAAGAGATTTGGTCCGTTCTCAATGAAGTCACCTATCGGATTTTCTCGCAGTTCCGCATCAACGGGCAGCCGGCGCGACCGGCAGAAGAAGCCTGGTATGGCCAAAGCAACAAGGGCTTCGGTTACGGCACCGTTCACCACGCTGTTGGTTCTCTGCGAATGCCCGCGCGACCTCGATACGATCAGCCGTTCGCTACGGCCTCCGTTGTAGATGAGGACCTGAAAGTGGTGGGGACCGACCGGCTCTATGTCTGCGATATGTCGGTTATGCCGATTAGCACCGCCGCCAACCCGGTGCGCACGTTGGTAGGACTCGCTCTGAGGCTTTCACGCTATCTCGGGTAG